The following are from one region of the Rhodopirellula sp. P2 genome:
- a CDS encoding DUF5658 family protein gives MAQLPDDHVGIGPRRLCVGRLMAEASQLFSSSAEPTDTPSASKRFIISLVIIGLMSGIDLAWTLIAHQSGTMRELNPVGGRLIEDTYTLVAFKILVTSISISLLFYLRLQPLARKATWWCCLVLTLLTARWLTFQSLFA, from the coding sequence ATGGCTCAACTACCCGATGACCATGTTGGCATTGGTCCTCGTCGTCTTTGCGTGGGACGTCTGATGGCAGAAGCATCCCAGCTCTTCTCCTCATCCGCAGAACCAACCGACACACCATCCGCCAGCAAGCGATTCATCATCTCGCTGGTGATCATCGGCCTGATGTCCGGCATTGATCTTGCCTGGACCTTGATCGCCCATCAATCCGGGACGATGCGAGAGCTGAACCCAGTCGGCGGCCGACTGATCGAAGACACGTACACTCTGGTGGCGTTCAAAATCTTGGTCACAAGCATTTCCATTTCTCTGCTGTTCTACCTCCGACTGCAGCCGCTGGCCCGCAAAGCAACCTGGTGGTGCTGCCTGGTGCTCACGCTCTTGACCGCACGTTGGTTGACCTTTCAGTCGTTGTTCGCATAG
- a CDS encoding PSD1 and planctomycete cytochrome C domain-containing protein: MREFCFDCHGAVEELEGGLDLRLVHRMVSGGDSGEAVVPGDPEASLLLQLVRDGEMPPGEAHVSDEKIAVLEAWIGAGAKTLREEPKHLDPGIPITEEERNYWAYQPIADVPVPTDVRDKRIRSPIDALIAAEMPAGLTFSDEADRSTLVQRVYNDLLGLPPTIEQIEPWLQSAEPLWFENLVDQLLRSPHYGERWGRHWLDAAGYADSDGYTVADSNRQWAWRYRDYVTNAFNDDKPFDEFIHEQIAGDELAGLKQGDWTPRQVELLTATGFLRMAADGTGSGDNSPEARNKVIADTLQIVCSTLLGSSVHCAQCHDHRYDPISHADYFALRAVFEPVLDWQAWKPPAGRLVSLATEQDRAAAAKMESEVSRVAAERASQQAVFIQEVFEQELLKFEEPLRSQLRAAYETSKDKRDAEQNKLLANHPSINITAGVLYQYRPEAAAKLKEYDAKIADLRAQKPVEQFVQAFVEPADHVPVSHLFHRGDFNQPKQVIEPAALTVASAEGAQVKFPVNDPELPTTGRRLAFAKWLTDESNPLTARAIVNRMWMHHFGRGIVATPGEFGLLGDKPTHPELLDWLASDFVEHGWSLKRLHRQILTSMAWRQSSLRHLKGETMDAENRFYWRKSLQRVDAEILRDSMLAVSGSLDLTLHGPPVEVAEDETGQVRVDVNQPRRSIYARVRRSQPVGMLQTFDAPVMGVNCDVRPMTTVAPQSLMMLNGAFVLEQAALVADRAIERVAETALIGDPVLASWVPELPPLAWRYGSGRVDAEAGMVQAFVDLPHFTGTSWQGGPTVPDAVFGWSILNAGGGHPGDPAHPAIRRWTAPADGQLHIAGTLQHGSANGDGVRSRIFSSSGLKGDWQSRNRKVETPVAAFAVQSGEMIDFVTDCITNETSDSFTWSLELTFTPIDATPVIHDSVAGFQGPESDLQLLPAQINAAWEIVLSRPASEAELEMSLRFTSDQLVLMSHDLQGTPPGRSRGEQVLVNLCQMLLNSNEFLYIE; this comes from the coding sequence TTGCGCGAGTTTTGCTTCGATTGCCATGGCGCGGTAGAAGAGCTCGAAGGCGGACTGGATTTGCGGTTGGTGCACCGGATGGTTTCCGGTGGCGATTCGGGAGAAGCGGTGGTCCCGGGAGATCCTGAGGCTAGTTTGTTGTTGCAGCTCGTCCGTGACGGAGAGATGCCGCCTGGCGAAGCACATGTCTCAGACGAAAAGATTGCTGTCTTGGAGGCTTGGATTGGGGCGGGTGCGAAGACACTGCGTGAGGAACCCAAGCATCTGGATCCCGGGATTCCAATCACCGAAGAAGAGCGAAATTACTGGGCCTATCAACCGATCGCGGACGTGCCCGTTCCGACCGACGTTCGCGACAAACGCATCCGTTCGCCGATCGATGCGTTGATCGCCGCCGAGATGCCTGCTGGTTTGACCTTCTCTGACGAAGCTGATCGATCCACGTTGGTGCAGCGTGTTTACAACGACTTGCTTGGTCTGCCACCGACGATCGAGCAAATCGAACCTTGGCTGCAGAGTGCAGAGCCGCTGTGGTTTGAAAACTTGGTGGATCAGTTGCTGCGGTCACCTCACTATGGCGAGCGTTGGGGCCGGCATTGGCTGGATGCGGCAGGGTACGCCGATAGCGACGGCTACACCGTGGCCGACAGCAACCGGCAGTGGGCATGGCGCTACCGTGATTACGTCACCAACGCCTTCAACGACGACAAACCTTTCGACGAGTTCATTCATGAACAGATTGCGGGCGACGAACTGGCTGGCCTCAAGCAGGGCGATTGGACGCCGCGTCAGGTGGAACTGCTGACCGCCACCGGGTTCTTACGAATGGCAGCCGACGGAACGGGCAGCGGCGACAACAGTCCTGAAGCTCGCAACAAAGTCATCGCAGACACGTTGCAGATCGTCTGCTCGACGTTGCTGGGTTCGAGCGTTCACTGCGCCCAGTGTCACGATCACCGCTACGATCCGATTTCACACGCGGACTACTTTGCGTTGCGAGCCGTCTTCGAGCCCGTGTTGGATTGGCAGGCGTGGAAGCCGCCCGCAGGAAGATTGGTTTCGCTGGCCACAGAACAAGATCGCGCGGCGGCAGCCAAAATGGAAAGCGAAGTCAGTCGCGTCGCTGCTGAGCGTGCCAGCCAGCAAGCCGTGTTCATTCAAGAGGTGTTCGAGCAAGAACTGCTGAAGTTCGAGGAACCACTTCGTTCCCAGTTGCGGGCAGCTTATGAAACTTCCAAGGACAAACGCGATGCAGAGCAGAACAAGCTGCTGGCTAATCATCCGAGCATCAACATCACGGCGGGGGTTCTGTATCAGTACCGTCCGGAAGCCGCTGCCAAATTGAAGGAGTACGATGCGAAGATCGCTGACTTGCGAGCTCAAAAGCCTGTCGAACAGTTCGTTCAGGCGTTTGTCGAACCTGCGGACCATGTCCCCGTTAGCCATTTGTTTCATCGCGGTGATTTCAATCAGCCCAAACAGGTCATTGAACCGGCTGCCTTGACCGTTGCTTCCGCCGAAGGGGCACAGGTGAAGTTTCCAGTCAATGATCCCGAGCTGCCGACGACGGGGCGGCGGTTGGCGTTCGCAAAATGGTTGACTGATGAGAGCAACCCGTTGACCGCGCGAGCCATCGTGAATCGGATGTGGATGCACCACTTCGGGCGTGGGATTGTCGCGACACCGGGCGAGTTTGGGCTCTTGGGCGACAAGCCCACTCACCCTGAGTTGCTCGATTGGTTGGCCAGTGATTTCGTCGAGCACGGTTGGAGCTTGAAGCGTTTGCACCGTCAGATCTTGACCTCGATGGCATGGCGTCAGAGTTCGCTGCGTCATTTGAAGGGCGAGACGATGGATGCGGAGAATCGTTTCTATTGGCGAAAGTCACTGCAGCGTGTCGACGCCGAGATCCTGCGAGATTCAATGCTGGCGGTTTCTGGCAGTCTGGATCTGACCCTTCATGGACCGCCGGTGGAGGTTGCGGAAGATGAAACCGGCCAAGTTCGCGTCGACGTGAACCAACCGCGACGCAGCATTTACGCGCGAGTCCGACGGAGCCAACCGGTTGGCATGCTGCAAACGTTTGACGCACCAGTGATGGGCGTCAACTGCGATGTGCGTCCCATGACAACCGTTGCGCCCCAGTCGTTGATGATGCTGAACGGGGCCTTTGTGCTCGAGCAGGCGGCCCTGGTCGCGGACCGGGCGATCGAGCGAGTTGCCGAAACAGCCTTGATCGGTGATCCAGTTCTCGCATCGTGGGTGCCAGAATTGCCGCCACTCGCTTGGCGTTACGGATCCGGCCGAGTGGACGCGGAGGCCGGCATGGTCCAGGCCTTTGTTGACTTGCCTCATTTCACGGGAACGTCGTGGCAGGGCGGTCCAACGGTTCCGGACGCTGTATTTGGATGGTCCATTCTGAACGCGGGTGGTGGGCACCCTGGCGACCCCGCCCATCCAGCGATCCGCCGCTGGACAGCGCCTGCCGACGGGCAGCTTCACATCGCGGGAACACTGCAGCATGGCAGTGCCAATGGAGACGGTGTGCGTTCGCGAATCTTTTCTTCGAGTGGTTTGAAGGGGGACTGGCAGAGTAGGAATCGAAAGGTCGAAACCCCGGTGGCTGCGTTTGCGGTTCAGTCGGGAGAAATGATCGATTTTGTCACCGACTGCATCACCAATGAAACATCTGATTCGTTCACTTGGTCGCTGGAATTGACGTTCACGCCGATCGATGCGACGCCTGTCATTCATGACTCGGTGGCTGGTTTCCAGGGACCTGAATCGGACCTCCAGTTGTTGCCGGCCCAAATCAATGCCGCATGGGAGATCGTTTTGTCGCGACCTGCCAGCGAAGCGGAACTGGAAATGTCGCTGCGTTTTACCAGCGATCAATTGGTCCTGATGTCCCATGATCTCCAAGGCACGCCGCCGGGGCGATCACGAGGCGAGCAAGTCCTGGTCAATCTCTGCCAGATGCTGCTCAATTCCAACGAATTTCTTTACATCGAATGA
- a CDS encoding DUF1501 domain-containing protein, with protein sequence MDSPSVPGTRRQLLQQTGMGVGALALQWMLHQESASAKPPVLKAVPPGDLLPRKPHFEPRAKAMISLFQHGGPSHMDLTDPKPELTKYDGTDYTGDIQFSFVNEASKKLLGSPFQFQKHGQCGMELSELLPHTAGIVDDLCLIRSMHTGANGHEVSIRYFHGGIPAVLGRPTLGSWLTYALGSESQDLPAFMVLADPGGPPVDGASNWSNGFMPSMFQGTVLRPKEPRIFNLQPPPHLAGKFQRQNLDFLQELNQTHLQSHPGESDLEARIASYELAARMQTAATDALDISQETAATHTMYGLDRPETREYGTRCLLARRLVERGVRFVQLFHNNQPWDNHSSIKTGLTSICQKTDQPTAALVADLRQRGMLDSTLVHWGGEIGRLPVTQEHGSPEKAGRDHNGQGFSIWLAGGGVRGGMTYGKTDDFGHHVVESKVTPNDFQATVMHLFGLNHEEVVYPHGNQEQIITAHRPTQVVHDVIV encoded by the coding sequence ATGGATTCCCCTTCCGTCCCCGGTACCCGCCGCCAACTCCTGCAACAAACCGGGATGGGCGTGGGGGCGTTGGCGTTGCAATGGATGCTGCATCAAGAGTCCGCGTCGGCGAAGCCCCCGGTCCTCAAAGCGGTGCCGCCCGGCGATCTGTTGCCACGCAAACCGCACTTTGAGCCGCGTGCCAAGGCAATGATTTCGTTGTTCCAACATGGCGGTCCCTCGCACATGGACTTGACCGATCCGAAGCCGGAACTGACGAAATACGACGGGACCGATTACACGGGCGACATTCAGTTTTCGTTCGTCAATGAAGCGAGTAAGAAACTGCTTGGCAGCCCCTTTCAATTTCAAAAGCACGGCCAGTGTGGAATGGAGTTGTCCGAGTTGTTGCCACACACGGCGGGCATCGTCGATGACCTTTGCCTGATTCGCAGCATGCACACCGGAGCGAACGGCCACGAGGTTTCGATCCGATACTTTCATGGCGGGATCCCAGCGGTGCTGGGGCGGCCAACGCTGGGGTCATGGTTGACGTACGCGTTGGGCAGCGAGTCACAGGACTTGCCCGCGTTCATGGTCTTGGCGGATCCCGGCGGGCCACCCGTCGATGGCGCAAGCAATTGGAGCAACGGGTTCATGCCCTCCATGTTTCAGGGGACCGTGCTGCGGCCCAAGGAACCACGGATTTTCAACCTGCAACCACCACCCCATCTCGCTGGAAAGTTCCAGCGACAGAACCTGGACTTCTTGCAAGAGCTGAACCAAACGCATTTGCAGTCTCACCCAGGCGAATCGGATCTGGAAGCTCGCATCGCCAGCTATGAACTGGCGGCCCGCATGCAAACCGCGGCCACAGATGCCTTGGACATTTCGCAAGAAACCGCCGCGACGCACACCATGTACGGCCTGGACCGACCAGAGACTCGCGAATATGGCACACGTTGTTTGTTGGCTCGACGGTTGGTCGAACGCGGTGTTCGGTTTGTGCAACTGTTCCACAACAATCAACCCTGGGACAATCACAGCAGCATCAAAACGGGTTTGACGTCCATCTGTCAAAAGACGGACCAACCCACAGCGGCCCTGGTCGCTGATCTTCGCCAGCGAGGCATGTTGGATTCAACCTTGGTTCACTGGGGCGGGGAGATCGGTCGGCTGCCGGTGACACAAGAGCATGGCTCGCCCGAGAAAGCGGGACGCGATCACAATGGTCAGGGATTCAGCATTTGGCTGGCCGGGGGCGGCGTTCGCGGCGGGATGACCTACGGCAAGACCGATGACTTTGGGCATCATGTCGTTGAAAGCAAAGTCACGCCCAACGATTTCCAAGCCACCGTGATGCATCTGTTCGGTTTAAACCACGAGGAGGTCGTCTACCCCCACGGCAACCAAGAACAAATCATCACGGCACATCGCCCCACGCAAGTCGTGCATGACGTGATCGTATAG
- a CDS encoding Xaa-Pro dipeptidyl-peptidase, with amino-acid sequence MKRLRLPVLALLFLVTSPVQGGDVQIPVIKDGEAQIIKELEDSDYWIRHDLWVETEFDLDGDGNLDRMHVSVTRPTQTDTQSLKLPVIYNSSPYFAGTTGDDETYFWDARQELGDEPPKRSAAPAIEREGTRPIISKRHVKDWLPRGFVVVHSSAPGTGLSQGCPTVGDDPEALAPKAVIDWLCGRGKGFTEPFGGDPVEAYWSSGKVGMTGTSYNGTIPLAAATTGVEGLEVIIPVAPNTSYYHYYRSNGLVRHPGGFLGEDIDILYDFIHSGGNEETRAYCDCHIRDEQMMANQDRATGDYNDFWSSRDYLNRVDGVKAAVLMAHAFNDWNVVPEHSIRIYEALKKNGVETQLFMHQGGHGGPPPISMMNRWFTHYLYGEDNGVEKGSKSWIVREKDERTKPTEYPEYPHPEAKDVVVYPVPGAPQRGRLQTTALTEPITETLVDNFSFAGEALAQAEYTEHRLIYATPELSEAIHLSGTPRIKLRLACDRPAANLSVWLVSLPWNTKKNSKITDNIITRGWADPQNIESMRESKPLVPGQFYDIAFDLQPDDQVIAKGQQIGLMIFSSDRDYTLHPTPGTNLTIDLQQTQLSLPIVGGTIPFATEN; translated from the coding sequence ATGAAACGCCTCCGCTTGCCCGTTCTCGCTCTCCTGTTTCTCGTGACCTCACCTGTCCAAGGAGGTGACGTCCAAATCCCCGTCATCAAGGATGGTGAGGCGCAAATCATCAAGGAACTGGAGGACTCGGACTACTGGATCCGACACGACCTTTGGGTTGAAACCGAATTCGATTTGGATGGAGACGGGAACCTGGATCGGATGCACGTCAGTGTCACACGTCCAACCCAAACCGACACGCAGTCGCTGAAGCTTCCCGTGATCTACAACTCGAGTCCCTACTTCGCGGGGACAACGGGGGATGATGAAACGTATTTCTGGGACGCCCGACAAGAGCTCGGCGACGAACCACCCAAACGCTCGGCTGCTCCCGCGATTGAACGCGAGGGAACACGTCCGATCATCTCCAAACGACATGTCAAAGACTGGCTTCCGCGGGGGTTTGTCGTCGTTCATTCGAGTGCCCCAGGAACCGGCCTGTCACAAGGATGCCCGACGGTCGGTGACGATCCCGAGGCACTCGCTCCCAAAGCTGTGATCGATTGGTTGTGTGGCCGCGGCAAAGGATTCACGGAACCCTTTGGTGGTGACCCGGTGGAGGCATATTGGTCATCGGGCAAAGTCGGCATGACAGGGACCAGCTACAACGGAACGATTCCCTTGGCAGCCGCCACGACTGGAGTCGAGGGACTGGAAGTCATCATCCCCGTGGCTCCCAACACCTCTTACTACCACTACTACCGATCCAATGGATTGGTACGCCATCCAGGCGGCTTCCTCGGGGAAGACATCGACATCCTGTACGACTTCATTCACAGCGGTGGCAACGAAGAGACGCGAGCGTATTGCGATTGCCACATCCGTGACGAACAAATGATGGCCAACCAAGATCGAGCCACCGGTGACTACAACGATTTCTGGTCCTCGCGTGACTACTTGAACCGAGTCGACGGAGTGAAAGCGGCGGTGCTGATGGCGCACGCGTTCAATGATTGGAATGTCGTTCCTGAACACAGCATTCGAATTTACGAAGCGTTGAAGAAGAACGGTGTCGAAACCCAACTGTTCATGCACCAAGGCGGACACGGAGGACCTCCACCGATCAGCATGATGAATCGCTGGTTCACTCACTATCTCTATGGCGAAGACAACGGCGTTGAAAAGGGTTCGAAATCTTGGATTGTTCGCGAAAAAGATGAGCGGACCAAACCGACCGAGTATCCCGAATACCCGCATCCCGAAGCAAAAGACGTGGTGGTCTATCCGGTTCCTGGTGCTCCCCAACGCGGTCGTTTGCAGACAACGGCCCTCACGGAGCCCATCACGGAAACGTTGGTGGATAACTTTTCATTCGCCGGTGAAGCACTGGCACAAGCCGAATACACCGAACATCGCTTGATCTACGCCACGCCGGAATTGAGCGAAGCGATTCATCTCTCGGGAACCCCACGGATCAAACTGCGGCTTGCCTGTGATCGTCCCGCTGCCAACTTGAGCGTCTGGCTGGTCTCGCTGCCTTGGAACACGAAGAAGAATTCCAAGATCACCGACAACATCATCACTCGCGGATGGGCGGATCCACAGAACATCGAATCCATGCGGGAGAGCAAACCGTTGGTCCCTGGCCAGTTCTACGACATCGCATTCGACCTGCAACCCGATGACCAGGTCATCGCCAAAGGGCAGCAGATCGGATTGATGATCTTTTCCAGCGATCGCGATTACACGCTGCATCCCACACCGGGCACAAACCTCACGATCGATCTGCAGCAAACCCAACTGAGTTTGCCAATCGTCGGAGGAACGATTCCGTTCGCCACGGAGAACTAA
- a CDS encoding metallophosphoesterase family protein — MPIHQIPQSRRGFLKTTTIGGGTALLMSATQTASAASDNATVLALLSDTHIPSSPDVTARGTNMTENLQRVIGEVLTRKTRPSDLIVNGDCAYLKGLPGDYQNFVRCLAPAEQAGIALHLTMGNHDDRQPLYDALSGQRPAATAVMSKHVSVVETPHANLFLLDSLFRVNVVTGELGDAQIDWLAEQLDARSNKPAIVMTHHTPQFIAPQEGKPWNGISDTQKLLEVLDSRKHVKAYLYGHSHQWSHSQRGHFHLINLPPVAYLFNKTSPNGWVEAVLTDNAMRLQLQTLDPKHPLAGETLEIAFTS, encoded by the coding sequence GTGCCCATCCATCAAATCCCCCAATCTCGTCGCGGATTTCTAAAAACCACAACCATCGGAGGTGGCACCGCGTTGCTGATGTCAGCAACGCAAACGGCCTCCGCTGCCAGCGACAATGCCACCGTGCTCGCCCTGCTCTCGGACACTCACATCCCCAGTTCGCCCGACGTGACAGCACGTGGAACGAACATGACCGAGAACCTGCAACGGGTGATCGGTGAAGTCCTCACGCGAAAAACGCGACCGTCCGATTTGATCGTCAATGGCGACTGTGCGTACCTGAAAGGCTTGCCCGGGGACTATCAAAACTTCGTCCGTTGCCTGGCACCTGCCGAGCAAGCAGGGATTGCGTTGCACCTGACGATGGGGAATCACGACGATCGACAACCGCTCTACGATGCACTGTCCGGGCAGCGGCCTGCTGCGACGGCGGTGATGTCAAAGCATGTCAGCGTCGTCGAAACACCTCATGCCAATTTGTTTCTGCTCGACTCTTTGTTCCGCGTCAACGTGGTGACAGGGGAACTCGGCGATGCACAGATCGATTGGCTCGCCGAGCAACTGGATGCCCGCAGCAACAAGCCTGCGATTGTGATGACGCATCACACCCCCCAGTTCATTGCCCCCCAAGAAGGCAAGCCGTGGAACGGCATTTCCGACACGCAAAAGCTGCTGGAGGTCCTGGACAGCCGAAAGCATGTCAAAGCCTATCTCTATGGTCATTCGCACCAATGGTCTCACAGCCAACGCGGCCATTTCCACCTGATCAACCTTCCACCAGTGGCTTACTTGTTCAACAAGACCAGTCCCAACGGCTGGGTCGAAGCCGTCCTGACAGACAACGCGATGCGGTTGCAATTGCAAACACTCGATCCAAAGCATCCGCTCGCGGGTGAAACGCTCGAGATTGCATTCACAAGCTGA
- a CDS encoding putative collagen-binding domain-containing protein, producing the protein MAIRHTLAKLASASIVHTVTLSALLCAVLSGTTLADEPLRPWAENPWYWSYHGEPVLMLGGSDDDNLFQWPEDELQAQLDRLAAAGGNVIRNTMSDRNDKDFEVYPFKQLENGKYDLNEWNEEYWLRLDRMLTATAERNIFVQIEIWDRFDYTDNRDSDRWQVHPYNPVNNVNYTYEESGFAKRYPDHPGANKQPFFFTTPKQRNNSTILRFQKRFVNQLLEHSLPFDHVLYCIDNETNGEEEWSRYWANFIKQRAAKEGKKIYLTEMWDDWNLNAERHKRTFDHPELYDFVDISQNNHNKGQKHWDNFLDVREYLSTQPRPINTTKTYGADGNKFGHKDQDAIERFWRHLLAGAASMRFHRPDSGLGLNDKAVACLRAARKLESLVPLWSIEPKNQLLSDRDENEAYAAANTGSACAVYLPLGGEVQLDLSDAKSPMSLQWINIDTGEFGAKQPLASGSRATLKAPSKQNWVAAIVAH; encoded by the coding sequence ATGGCTATCAGGCACACACTCGCCAAATTGGCTTCGGCTTCCATTGTACACACGGTGACTCTTTCAGCCCTGCTCTGCGCCGTTCTCAGCGGCACCACACTCGCTGACGAACCACTGCGTCCGTGGGCCGAGAACCCTTGGTATTGGAGCTACCACGGCGAGCCCGTGTTGATGTTGGGCGGCAGTGACGATGACAACTTGTTCCAGTGGCCGGAAGATGAACTCCAGGCCCAACTCGACCGCCTCGCCGCAGCCGGTGGGAACGTGATTCGCAACACGATGAGCGATCGAAATGACAAGGACTTTGAGGTCTACCCGTTCAAGCAACTTGAGAACGGAAAGTACGACCTCAACGAGTGGAACGAAGAATACTGGCTGCGGTTGGATCGAATGCTGACCGCGACTGCGGAACGAAACATTTTTGTGCAGATCGAGATTTGGGACCGCTTCGACTACACGGACAATCGTGACAGTGATCGCTGGCAAGTCCATCCGTACAACCCAGTGAACAATGTCAATTACACCTACGAAGAATCAGGGTTCGCAAAACGCTACCCCGATCATCCAGGTGCCAACAAACAACCGTTTTTCTTCACAACGCCCAAGCAGCGAAACAACTCAACCATCCTTCGTTTCCAGAAACGCTTCGTCAATCAACTGCTCGAGCATTCGTTGCCGTTCGATCACGTCCTCTATTGCATCGACAATGAAACCAATGGCGAAGAAGAATGGAGTCGGTACTGGGCGAACTTCATCAAACAGCGGGCTGCGAAGGAAGGCAAGAAAATCTATCTCACTGAAATGTGGGACGATTGGAACCTGAACGCCGAACGTCACAAACGAACGTTTGATCATCCGGAACTCTATGACTTTGTGGACATCTCCCAGAACAACCACAACAAAGGCCAGAAACACTGGGACAATTTCCTGGATGTGCGGGAATACCTTTCCACTCAACCAAGACCGATCAACACCACCAAAACCTACGGAGCCGATGGCAACAAATTTGGGCACAAGGACCAGGATGCAATCGAACGATTCTGGAGACACCTTTTGGCGGGTGCTGCCTCCATGCGATTTCACCGCCCCGACAGTGGTCTGGGACTGAACGACAAAGCAGTTGCCTGTCTCCGAGCGGCTCGCAAACTGGAATCGCTCGTGCCTCTGTGGTCGATTGAGCCGAAGAATCAGTTGCTGTCAGACCGCGACGAAAACGAAGCCTACGCAGCAGCCAACACCGGTTCCGCTTGCGCCGTCTACCTTCCACTGGGTGGTGAAGTTCAACTCGATCTTTCCGACGCCAAGAGTCCAATGTCCCTGCAGTGGATCAACATTGACACCGGGGAGTTCGGAGCAAAGCAGCCACTCGCCAGCGGCAGCCGCGCGACGCTGAAGGCCCCCAGCAAACAAAACTGGGTGGCTGCCATCGTTGCACATTGA
- the rrtA gene encoding rhombosortase — MSAGESLLPTLPKTNGTSIPSVCRQGSVWIRQLPVTLLMSVIAIAAYAFPSLTAGLQLDFAAVSSGQWWRLLSGHLTHFGGGHMFWDLLMFAVLGAACERQNPRLFPIALIAMSLGISATILLTCQDVTTYRGLSGIDTGLFVWFLAIQIRQSLADRDRTFTCFWTAAGVLLLAKLGYEFTTGEILFVNAEGFQPLVESHLSGAAIGAAIAGLGMLSTTRPPQTPVAKTCRPVGTQTVRPLRTSCGTPAGSIPQQRNGTAKPARSERL, encoded by the coding sequence ATGAGCGCCGGTGAATCACTGCTCCCAACGCTTCCCAAGACCAACGGCACATCGATCCCATCGGTGTGCCGCCAGGGAAGCGTCTGGATCCGACAGCTTCCAGTGACGCTGCTGATGTCAGTCATCGCGATCGCTGCGTACGCCTTCCCCAGCCTAACCGCTGGGTTGCAACTCGACTTCGCCGCCGTTTCCTCCGGGCAGTGGTGGCGGCTTCTATCCGGTCACCTCACCCACTTTGGCGGCGGCCACATGTTTTGGGACTTGCTGATGTTCGCGGTCTTGGGTGCCGCTTGCGAACGACAAAATCCTCGGCTCTTTCCCATCGCACTCATCGCGATGTCGCTCGGCATCTCCGCGACCATCTTGCTCACGTGCCAAGACGTCACGACCTATCGAGGCCTGAGCGGCATCGACACGGGATTGTTTGTTTGGTTCCTCGCCATCCAAATCCGCCAATCTCTCGCCGACCGAGACCGCACGTTCACGTGCTTCTGGACCGCCGCTGGAGTCTTGCTCCTCGCAAAACTTGGCTACGAATTCACCACCGGAGAAATCCTCTTCGTCAACGCCGAAGGTTTTCAACCGCTGGTCGAATCCCACCTGTCCGGTGCTGCAATCGGAGCGGCCATTGCGGGACTGGGGATGCTCTCAACAACGCGTCCTCCCCAGACACCCGTGGCAAAAACATGTCGTCCCGTTGGGACTCAAACGGTTCGTCCACTGCGAACTTCATGCGGCACCCCTGCCGGCTCCATCCCACAGCAACGAAATGGAACCGCCAAACCGGCTCGATCCGAACGGCTATGA